One Scomber japonicus isolate fScoJap1 chromosome 1, fScoJap1.pri, whole genome shotgun sequence DNA window includes the following coding sequences:
- the dut gene encoding deoxyuridine 5'-triphosphate nucleotidohydrolase, mitochondrial, translating into MTHTLKLLRIKSLKQQCSPFIDAAGGFFGKECRTRMYSHNKEVADACAVSPSKRGRTETNLAEERPVLRFAKLSEHATAPSRGSAKAAGYDLYSAYDYSIGPMDKAIVKTDIQIAVPHGCYGRVAPRSGLAAKHFIDVGAGVVDEDYRGNVGVVLFNFSKETFEVKKGDRVAQLVCERICYPELQEQQTLDDTERGDGGFGSTGRN; encoded by the exons atgacacacacactaaagctGCTCAGGATAAAGAGTCTCAAGCAACAGTGCTCCCCGTTTATTGACGCTGCCGGCGGCTTTTTTGGAAAGGAGTGTCGGACGCGGATGTACTCTCATAACAAAG AAGTTGCAGATGCATGTGCAGTTTCTCCATCTAAGAGGGGAAGGACAGAAACAAATCTTGCAGAAGAGAGACCTGTCCTCAGATTCGCTAAGCTTTCCGAGCACGCCACGGCACCTTCCAGAGGATCAGCAAAAGCTGCAGGATATGACCTCTACAG TGCTTATGATTATTCCATCGGTCCAATGGATAAGGCCATTGTGAAGACAGACATCCAGATAGCAGTTCCACATGGCTGCTATGGTAGAGTGG CACCAAGGTCTGGACTGGCAGCAAAACACTTCATTGATGTTGGTG CTGGAGTTGTAGATGAGGATTATAGAGGAAATGTTGGAGTTGTTCTCTTTAACTTCAGCAAGGAGACATTTGAAG TGAAAAAGGGTGACAGAGTTGCTCAGCTGGTGTGTGAGAGAATCTGCTACCCAGAGTTGCAGGAGCAACAG ACACTTGATGATACAGAGCGTGGTGATGGAGGTTTTGGATCAACTGGGCGCAACTGA